From a single Streptomyces sp. NBC_01264 genomic region:
- a CDS encoding Uma2 family endonuclease, giving the protein MTAAMVEPDRNADGRTWEYLLQSWRDLDVPEGWRAEIDGGQIALVPPPHRHRNGIAERVQRALYGVVPPEWGVYQTLGIHIAALGKLYMPDLVVVPAALVDDVAAEVSDPVDAAEALLVVEITSQSNAEDDRKKKLWAYAHAPVPVYLLVDRFDEHGPTATLFTAPHSGAYKHAARVPFGDELRLPEPFALTLDTGSFPH; this is encoded by the coding sequence ATGACCGCAGCCATGGTCGAGCCCGACCGGAACGCCGACGGCCGCACGTGGGAGTACCTGCTGCAGAGCTGGCGTGATCTGGACGTGCCGGAGGGCTGGCGCGCCGAGATCGACGGAGGACAGATCGCCTTGGTGCCACCGCCCCACCGCCACCGCAACGGAATCGCCGAAAGGGTGCAGCGCGCCCTGTACGGGGTCGTGCCGCCCGAGTGGGGTGTCTACCAGACGCTCGGCATCCACATTGCCGCGCTGGGCAAGCTCTACATGCCGGACTTGGTGGTGGTCCCCGCCGCCCTGGTCGACGACGTGGCAGCCGAGGTCTCCGACCCCGTCGACGCGGCCGAGGCGCTGCTCGTCGTGGAGATCACCTCCCAGAGCAACGCCGAGGACGACCGGAAGAAGAAGCTCTGGGCCTACGCCCACGCCCCCGTCCCGGTCTACCTCCTCGTCGACCGCTTCGACGAGCACGGCCCCACGGCCACCCTGTTCACCGCACCGCACAGCGGCGCCTACAAGCACGCCGCCCGCGTCCCCTTCGGCGACGAGCTGCGGCTCCCCGAGCCCTTCGCGCTGACGCTGGACACGGGGAGCTTCCCGCACTGA
- a CDS encoding protease inhibitor I9 family protein, producing MRTRTSWTLPTTLAALALAASAALPAHAAIPAPAPGPAAPASRTAPAEWPTYIVTVHRGLDPAAVADAYGITPVHVYRHALNGFSARLSPDQVESLRSTAVVTSVEQDGPVAVSGPAF from the coding sequence ATGCGTACCCGTACGAGCTGGACCCTGCCGACGACCCTCGCCGCCCTCGCCCTGGCGGCCTCGGCCGCCCTGCCCGCGCACGCCGCCATCCCCGCCCCCGCCCCCGGCCCGGCGGCTCCCGCGTCCCGTACGGCCCCGGCCGAGTGGCCGACGTACATCGTCACCGTGCACCGCGGCCTGGACCCGGCCGCCGTCGCGGACGCCTACGGGATCACCCCGGTCCACGTCTACCGCCACGCCCTGAACGGCTTCAGCGCCCGCCTCTCCCCCGACCAGGTCGAGTCGCTGCGCTCGACGGCGGTCGTGACCTCGGTCGAACAGGACGGCCCGGTCGCGGTCTCCGGCCCGGCGTTCTAG
- a CDS encoding S8 family peptidase: protein MRLLARAATAALLAVTPVAVGSASADAAPEPTPVPLTISANAIPGQYIVTLEPGYDPAKVAERLSLKPKFLYTKAMSGFAVPMTKLQLELARVALGVKSVETDAKVSAPSGVPATATALRGPSASWGLDRIDQKELPLDNTFTTQGNGAGVTAYILDTGIDYTHEEFGGRATFGFDAIKDGRDGLDCNGHGTHVAGTVAGKTYGVARKASLVSVRVLNCEGTGDYSGIIAGLDWVAKNAKQPAVLNASLGGDKSEAVNTAADAVTDAGVLPVIAAGNSAKDACGVSPASAGKVVTVAASNQWDEETSFSNWGSCVSLYAPGEAVVSAKLGGGSVALNGTSMAAPHVAGVAVLYKQANPNATPQDIAEYLDNESTKDVLSSVSKSSPNRLLFTNGL, encoded by the coding sequence ATGCGCCTGCTCGCCCGCGCCGCCACCGCCGCCCTGCTCGCCGTCACCCCCGTGGCAGTCGGTTCCGCGTCCGCGGACGCCGCGCCCGAGCCCACCCCGGTGCCGCTGACCATCTCGGCCAACGCCATCCCCGGCCAGTACATCGTGACGCTGGAGCCGGGCTACGACCCGGCCAAGGTGGCGGAGCGGCTGAGCCTCAAGCCGAAGTTCCTCTACACCAAGGCCATGAGCGGCTTCGCCGTCCCCATGACCAAGCTCCAGCTGGAGCTCGCCCGCGTCGCCCTGGGCGTGAAGTCGGTGGAGACGGACGCGAAGGTCTCGGCCCCCTCGGGGGTGCCGGCGACGGCCACCGCCCTGCGCGGGCCGTCCGCCTCCTGGGGCCTGGACCGGATCGACCAGAAGGAACTGCCGCTCGACAACACCTTCACCACCCAGGGCAACGGCGCGGGGGTGACCGCCTACATCCTCGACACGGGCATCGACTACACGCACGAGGAGTTCGGCGGCCGGGCCACCTTCGGCTTCGACGCCATCAAGGACGGCCGCGACGGCCTGGACTGCAACGGCCACGGCACGCACGTCGCGGGCACGGTCGCCGGCAAGACGTACGGGGTGGCGCGCAAGGCCTCCCTGGTCAGCGTCCGGGTCCTCAACTGCGAGGGCACGGGCGACTACTCCGGGATCATCGCCGGCCTGGACTGGGTGGCCAAGAACGCCAAGCAGCCCGCCGTCCTCAACGCCTCCCTGGGCGGCGACAAGTCCGAGGCCGTGAACACGGCGGCCGACGCCGTAACGGACGCGGGCGTCCTGCCGGTCATCGCGGCGGGCAACTCCGCGAAGGACGCCTGCGGCGTCTCGCCCGCGTCGGCGGGGAAGGTGGTCACGGTCGCGGCGAGCAACCAGTGGGACGAGGAGACCAGCTTCTCCAACTGGGGCAGCTGCGTGAGCCTGTACGCGCCCGGAGAGGCGGTCGTCTCCGCGAAGCTGGGCGGCGGCAGCGTGGCCCTGAACGGCACGTCCATGGCCGCGCCGCACGTCGCGGGCGTGGCCGTCCTCTACAAGCAGGCGAACCCGAACGCGACCCCGCAGGACATCGCCGAATACCTGGACAACGAGTCCACGAAGGACGTCCTGAGCAGCGTCAGCAAGTCCTCCCCGAACCGGCTGCTGTTCACCAACGGCCTCTGA
- a CDS encoding alanine/glycine:cation symporter family protein, translated as MDTLDSVIVNVNDHLWTYLLIPLVVGAGLYFTVRSRGVQLRLLPEMFRVVKEKTPPRADGRKQVSSFGAFTISAAARVGTGNIAGVAAAITLGGAGAVFWMWMMALIGAASAFVESALAQLYKVRNAGGAYRGGPAYYMQRALGKRWLGVLFAVTITLTFGFVFNAVQANTITAVASGSLADADGSNWFGPSLGVLLAALLGLAVFGGVKRISSITTVLVPVMAIVYLLLGAAVVLLNITEFPRVIADIVGGAFGFRELAAGGIGAAIQQGIRRGMFSNEAGLGSAPNAGAAAEVSHPVKQGLVQSLGVFFDTLLVCTMTAFIVLVTNPELSGRQGADLTQTALSDTLGGWAGHLLTVVVFMLAFSSMIGNYYYGETNIQFITRKRWVLPGYRALVLSAVVLGSLGSVSVVWNLADVFMGLMALINLAAIIPLSGIAFRLLDDYLAQRRAGLEPVFTRDRMPDLKGVQCWDPVRTVVPSAQAPERV; from the coding sequence ATGGACACTCTGGATTCGGTGATCGTCAACGTCAACGATCATCTCTGGACCTACCTGCTGATTCCGCTGGTGGTCGGTGCGGGCCTGTACTTCACGGTCCGCTCCCGGGGTGTGCAGCTGCGCCTGCTTCCCGAGATGTTCCGGGTGGTGAAGGAGAAGACCCCGCCGCGCGCCGACGGCCGCAAGCAGGTCTCGTCCTTCGGCGCCTTCACGATCTCGGCCGCCGCGCGCGTCGGTACGGGCAACATCGCCGGTGTCGCCGCCGCGATCACCCTGGGCGGCGCGGGCGCCGTCTTCTGGATGTGGATGATGGCGCTGATCGGCGCGGCCTCCGCCTTCGTGGAATCGGCCCTCGCCCAGCTCTACAAGGTGCGCAACGCAGGAGGCGCCTACCGGGGCGGTCCCGCGTACTACATGCAGCGGGCGCTCGGTAAACGCTGGCTCGGGGTGCTCTTCGCCGTGACGATCACTCTCACCTTCGGCTTCGTCTTCAACGCCGTGCAGGCCAACACCATCACCGCCGTCGCCTCAGGCTCCCTCGCCGACGCGGACGGGTCGAACTGGTTCGGCCCCTCCCTCGGCGTGCTGCTGGCCGCCCTGCTGGGCCTGGCCGTCTTCGGCGGGGTCAAGCGGATCTCGTCCATCACCACCGTCCTGGTCCCGGTGATGGCGATCGTGTACCTCCTCCTCGGCGCGGCGGTGGTCCTCCTCAACATCACCGAGTTCCCCCGGGTCATCGCCGACATCGTCGGCGGCGCCTTCGGCTTCCGCGAGCTGGCGGCCGGCGGCATCGGTGCGGCGATCCAGCAGGGCATCCGGCGCGGCATGTTCTCCAACGAGGCGGGCCTGGGCTCCGCCCCGAACGCGGGCGCCGCCGCCGAGGTCTCGCACCCGGTCAAGCAGGGCCTCGTACAGTCCCTCGGCGTCTTCTTCGACACGCTGCTCGTGTGCACGATGACGGCCTTCATCGTCCTGGTCACCAACCCGGAGCTGTCGGGCCGCCAGGGCGCGGACCTGACGCAGACGGCGCTCAGCGACACGCTGGGCGGGTGGGCCGGACACCTGCTGACCGTGGTGGTCTTCATGCTCGCCTTCAGCAGCATGATCGGGAACTACTACTACGGCGAGACCAACATCCAGTTCATCACCCGCAAGCGGTGGGTCCTGCCGGGGTACCGGGCGCTGGTCCTGTCGGCGGTCGTCCTGGGCTCGCTCGGCTCGGTGTCGGTGGTCTGGAACCTGGCGGACGTGTTCATGGGCCTCATGGCGCTGATCAACCTCGCCGCGATCATCCCGCTGTCGGGCATCGCCTTCCGCCTCCTGGACGACTACCTCGCCCAGCGCCGGGCGGGCCTGGAGCCGGTCTTCACCCGGGACCGCATGCCGGACCTGAAGGGCGTCCAGTGCTGGGACCCGGTCCGCACGGTGGTCCCGTCGGCGCAGGCGCCGGAACGGGTGTAG